The following coding sequences lie in one Zingiber officinale cultivar Zhangliang chromosome 2B, Zo_v1.1, whole genome shotgun sequence genomic window:
- the LOC122048383 gene encoding zinc finger BED domain-containing protein RICESLEEPER 1-like has translation MRSMANRMFHKFDKYWKDYNILFAIAVIVDPRFKMQFVEFCYNKLYGHGSNELSLVRSKLVSLFEEYMHMGIASKVSTSSASSSSHSAIDDNASLALNLGSGCMDVLKEFDTFQSLEFIGRAQKSQLELYLEEPTIDRITKLDVLGFWKAHQFRYPDLAQMARDILSVPISTVASESAFSTGGRILDQYRSAMKPDVVEALVCCRDWLAGGKGK, from the exons ATGAGATCAATGGCCAATCGGATGTTTCATAAATTTGATAAGTACTGGAAGGATTATAACATTTTGTTTGCCATTGCCGTGATAGTTGATCCGAGGTTCAAGATGCAATTTGTTGAGTTTTGTTACAACAAGTTATATGGACATGGTAGTAATGAATTAAGTCTTGTAAGATCCAAATTGGTTTCTTTGTTTGAGGAATATATGCACATGGGAATTGCTTCCAAGGTAAGTACTAGCAGTGCATCTTCGAGCTCTCATAGTGCCATTGATGATAATGCTTCTCTTGCTCTAAATTTAGGCAGCGGATGCATGGATGTTTTGAAG GAATTTGACACTTTTCAAAGTTTAGAATTCATTGGCAGAGCTCAAAAGAGTCAATTAGAGCTATATTTGGAAGAACCAACAATTGATAGAATAACAAAATTGGATGTTCTCGGGTTTTGGAAAGCTCACCAATTTAGGTATCCTGACCTTGCACAAATGGCTAGAGATATCTTGAGTGTTCCAATTTCTACAGTTGCTTCTGAATCGGCTTTTAGCACCGGTGGTAGGATACTTGACCAATATCGCAGTGCAATGAAGCCTGATGTTGTTGAGGCATTAGTTTGTTGTAGAGATTGGTTAGCTGGAGGAAAAGGTAAgtag